One region of Glycine max cultivar Williams 82 chromosome 9, Glycine_max_v4.0, whole genome shotgun sequence genomic DNA includes:
- the LOC102666531 gene encoding uncharacterized protein produces the protein MALRWVLYSACHVLGYPMSNTEEEAECKKGLCLANNFNEVDQYYPSSGFQMPLHYPRYTKQDYESMEEWTVDLLLKQYGLSFKGTLHEKRAFAMGAFLWPDQY, from the coding sequence ATGGCTCTCAGATGGGTTCTCTACTCAGCTTGCCATGTTTTGGGGTACCCTATGAGCAACACTGAAGAAGAGGCGGAGTGCAAAAAGGGGTTGTGCCTTGCAAACAATTTCAATGAGGTTGATCAATACTACCCTTCTTCAGGGTTTCAAATGCCACTTCACTATCCACGCTACACCAAACAAGACTATGAGAGCATGGAGGAGTGGACTGTGGACTTGCTTCTTAAGCAATATGGGTTAAGTTTCAAGGGTACCCTTCACGAGAAGAGAGCTTTTGCAATGGGAGCATTCTTGTGGCCGGATCAATATTGA
- the LOC102666654 gene encoding uncharacterized protein, translated as MDIQNQSEDHVLREYYLNNKQFLKRTWQFVLSVSVFSVFVWYSSGLSIHPQSFNAYFSTCLFYSMITHTLERKYMFLICNGILAFVAKTSLRTSNSSDSADSFDHLQNLSETKTTAVSDMVVVPLGSFESPENVPLMVEEQQGENNEEVSEADEDQEESHITEEEDIKEEDEEGEAESEAEVAQDYELEETTTTNEELVNTEELNRKFEEFIRKMKEEIRIEAQRQLIAV; from the coding sequence ATGGATATTCAAAATCAAAGTGAGGATCATGTCCTTAGGGAATATTATTTAAACAACAAACAGTTTTTGAAAAGAACTTGGCAGTTTGTTCTCTCAGTGTctgtgttttctgtttttgtttggtACTCTTCTGGCCTTTCCATACATCCTCAGTCCTTCAATGCCTACTTCTCCACGTGCCTTTTCTACTCCATGATCACTCACACCCTTGAGAGGAAATACATGTTTCTCATTTGTAATGGAATCCTTGCATTTGTAGCCAAAACCTCACTCAGGACGTCGAACTCTTCAGATTCTGCTGACAGCTTTGACCACCTTCAAAATCTGTCAGAGACAAAGACAACAGCAGTTTCTGACATGGTTGTTGTCCCTTTGGGAAGTTTTGAATCCCCAGAGAATGTTCCTCTTATGGTTGAAGAACAACAAGGGGAGAACAATGAAGAAGTTTCAGAAGCTGATGAAGATCAAGAAGAATCTCACATTACAGAAGAAGAGGATATCAAAGAGGAggatgaagaaggagaagcagaaAGTGAGGCTGAGGTTGCACAAGATTATGAACTagaagaaacaacaacaacaaatgaagAGTTAGTAAATACAGAAGAACTGAACAGAAAGTTTGAAGAGTTCATAAGGAAAATGAAGGAAGAGATCAGAATTGAAGCTCAAAGACAGCTTATTGCAGTTTAG
- the LOC100817107 gene encoding putative protein FAR1-RELATED SEQUENCE 10 has translation MASMPSKNICIRRQQCPCGDWKCYITYEGDAEEGSAAPELVKAEKASSGAMVTPYVGMVFKSDDDAFEYYGNFARKNGFSIRKERSRISPQLGIYKRDFVCYRSGFAPVKKKPNGEHHRDRKSVRCGCDAKMYLSKEVVEGVSQWFVVQFSNVHNHELLEDDQVRLLPAYRKIHEADQERILLLSKAGFPIHRIVKMLELEKGIQGGQLPFLERDVRNFVQNRKKVVQENEALLSEKRENDVLELLEACKAMKEADDDFVYDFTVDANDKVENVAWSYSDSVNANAMFGDVVYFDSSHRSVTYGLLFGVWFGIDSYGRTIFFGCVLLQDETPQSFSWALQTFVRFMRGRCPQTILTDLDPGLRDAIRSEFPGTKHVIPHWNILYKVPCWFSPPLGSRYTEFKSEFDALFHIENTEEFEHQWRQMISLFELGSDKHTDLLYSVRASWAQAYVRGYFLAQMATIAYSKSIDAFLKGIFTAHTCLRSFFEQVGISASFQHQAHQETQYIHLKTCIPIEEHARSILTPFAFNALQQELLLAMQYAASEMANGSYIVRHFKSMDGEWLVIWLAEDDQIHCSCKEFESSGILCRHALRVLVIKNYFQLPDKYFLGRWRRECSLLVDDDQNNLGIGEEWFQEYQSLAETLFQESSITKERSDYVRKELTKELTRLLNEVRNLPEADGVCMNTSVSPAN, from the exons ATGGCGTCCATGCCTTCGAAAAACATATGTATTCGGAGGCAACAATGCCCTTGTGGAGATTGGAAATGTTATATTACATATGAGGGTGATGCTGAGGAGGGTTCTGCAGCACCAGAATTGGTGAAGGCAGAGAAAGCCTCTTCTGGGGCTATGGTTACTCCCTATGTTGGAATGGTGTTTAAGAGTGATGATGATGCTTTTGAGTATTATGGCAATTTTGCTAGGAAGAATGGGTTCTCTATTAGGAAGGAAAGATCTAGAATTAGCCCTCAGTTGGGGATTTACAAGCGTGATTTTGTTTGTTACCGGTCTGGCTTTGCCCCCGTGAAGAAGAAGCCTAATGGAGAACACCATAGAGATAGGAAATCGGTCAGGTGTGGATGCGATGCAAAGATGTATCTCTCCAAGGAGGTTGTAGAAGGGGTTTCCCAGTGGTTTGTTGTGCAGTTTAGTAATGTGCACAATCATGAACTTCTGGAAGATGATCAAGTGCGGCTTTTGCCCGCGTATCGTAAGATTCATGAGGCTGATCAAGAGCGTATACTCTTGCTTTCCAAAGCAGGGTTTCCGATACATCGGATAGTGAAAATGCTTGAGCTGGAGAAGGGGATTCAAGGGGGGCAACTGCCTTTCTTGGAAAGGGATGTGAGGAACTTTGTTCAAAACCGCAAGAAGGTTGTTCAAGAGAACGAGGCATTGCTCAgtgagaagagagaaaatgatGTATTGGAACTTCTTGAGGCGTGCAAAGCCATGAAAGAAGCAGATGATGACTTTGTTTATGATTTTACTGTGGATGCGAATGATAAGGTTGAAAATGTAGCTTGGTCGTATAGTGACTCGGTTAATGCAAATGCTATGTTTGGTGATGTGGTTTATTTTGACTCTTCTCATCGATCGGTCACTTATGGATTGCTTTTTGGAGTATGGTTTGGTATTGATAGCTACGGTAGAACCATTTTTTTTGGCTGTGTTTTATTGCAGGATGAAACGCCCCAATCCTTCTCATGGGCATTACAG ACTTTTGTCCGGTTCATGAGAGGGAGATGTCCACAAACTATTCTAACTGATCTAGACCCAGGGCTTAGAGATGCCATTAGAAGTGAATTTCCAGGAACTAAACATGTCATTCCTCATTGGAATATTCTATACAAGGTACCCTGTTGGTTTTCTCCTCCTCTGGGTTCCCGGTATACAGAATTTAAATCTGAGTTTGATGCCTTATTTCACATTGAGAATACAGAAGAATTTGAACATCAGTGGAGACAGATGATTTCTCTGTTTGAACTTGGTTCAGACAAACATACTGATTTATTATATTCTGTTCGAGCATCTTGGGCACAAGCCTATGTAAGAGGTTACTTTCTGGCTCAAATGGCAACAATAGCCTACTCAAAGTCTATAGATGCATTTTTGAAAGGGATCTTCACTGCACATACGTGTTTGCGTAGCTTTTTTGAGCAG GTTGGCATTTCTGCAAGTTTTCAACATCAAGCACACCAGGAGACTCAATATATACATCTCAAAACTTGCATACCAATTGAAGAGCATGCACGAAGCATTCTCACACCTTTTGCTTTTAATGCCTTGCAGCAAGAGTTATTGCTGGCAATGCAATACGCTGCGTCCGAAATGGCCAACGGATCATATATTGTCCGGCACTTCAAAAGCATGGATGGAGAATGGCTTGTAATCTGGTTGGCAGAAGATGATCAGATACATTGCTCTTGCAAGGAATTTGAATCATCAGGAATACTATGCAGGCATGCTCTTCGTGTACTTGTAATAAAGAATTACTTTCAGCTGCCTGATAAATACTTTTTAGGTAGATGGAGACGGGAATGCTCATTACTTGTTGATGATGATCAAAATAATCTGGGTATtggtgaggaatggtttcaagaATATCAGTCCCTCGCTGAAACTTTATTTCAAGAATCATCAATTACAAAGGAGCGATCTGACTATGTTCGGAAAGAACTGACAAAAGAACTTACTAGGCTTCTTAATGAGGTTAGAAATCTCCCTGAGGCTGATGGAGTCTGCATGAACACGTCTGTTTCACCAGCCAACTAG
- the LOC100817640 gene encoding microtubule-associated protein 70-5: MVASEEIYGGEELSLVQPDPMGLQIDRLHNQLTEKVKELANCQSEIKALRATEAKKDKAIEELRNEVGKLDDKLRLTEDHLKHKKLEIKKLTEEKKDALAAQYAAEATLRRLHADQKEDDFVPLESVITPLEAEIKMYRNEIASLQEDKKALERLTKSKEAALLEAEKILRSALERVLIVEEVQNENFDLKRQIEICQEEIKILEKTHRQKILEVEKLSQTIHELEEIILSSGVNANAIRDYQRQISELQEEKRTLERELARVKVSANRVATVVANEWKDENDKVMPVKQWLEERRIMQAEMQRLKDKLAISERTAKAESQLKDKLKLRLKTLEEGLKHFSNHPVSSNSVSAKSEKSKILSFLTTNSGLRNRSTSQPRGSAIGSSLFQKSNAKSNTDSVTGSLIPGSIMKKKYGSAENVLKKGIWASRHKVADSDEKENEMQVNAGMNSNKCNDEKEAAEIKTSIDDNDDSKSNSCNDLGSNDVVSGFLYDRLQKEFINLRKSCEIKESNLHTKDEEIKILTKKVDALTKAMEIEWKKMKREAAAREKEAASTKSDDNRKLRRSNSSRRMI; this comes from the exons ATGGTGGCTAGTGAAGAGATATATGGTGGGGAAGAACTTTCTCTTGTCCAACCAGACCCTATGGGGTTGCAGATTGATCGTTTGCACAACCAACTCACAG AAAAGGTCAAGGAACTAGCAAATTGCCAGAGTGAAATCAAGGCCTTAAGGGCAACTGAAGCTAAAAAGGACAAGGCCATAGAAGAG CTGAGAAATGAAGTCGGTAAGCTGGACGATAAACTAAGACTTACTGAGGATCATCTCAAACATAAG AAGCTAGAAATCAAGAAACTGacagaggaaaagaaagatgCATTGGCCGCACAATATGCAGCAGAAGCAACTCTTAGAAGGTTACATGCAGATCAAAAGGAAGATGATTTTGTTCCTCTTGAGAGTGTCATTACTCCTCTTGAAGCTGAGATTAAGATGTATAGGAATGAG ATTGCATCACTTCAAGAAGATAAGAAAGCCTTGGAACGACTCACAAAGTCAAAAGAGGCTGCACTGCTTGAAGCAGAGAAGATTTTAAGAAGTGCACTAGAGAGAGTTTTAATAGTTGAGGAAGTTCAAAATGAGAATTTTGACTTAAAGAGACAGATTGAAATCTGCCAG GAGGAGATCAAAATCTTAGAGAAAACACATCGTCAAAAGATTTTGGAAGTTGAAAAACTTAGCCAAACCATCCATGAACTGGAGGAGATCATCCTATCCAGTGGAGTCAATGCTAATGCCATTCGTGATTATCAGCGACAGATTTCTGAATTGCAA GAGGAGAAAAGGACACTGGAGAGGGAGCTAGCAAGGGTAAAAGTTTCAGCCAACAGAGTTGCAACTGTTGTGGCTAATGAGTGGAAGGATGAGAATGACAAGGTCATGCCTGTCAAGCAATGGCTGGAAGAGAGAAGGATAATGCAG GCAGAGATGCAACGATTAAAAGATAAGCTAGCTATATCAGAGAGAACAGCAAAGGCAGAGTCACAATTGAAG GATAAACTGAAGCTGAGGTTAAAAACACTAGAAGAAGGCTTAAAGCATTTCTCAAATCACCCAGTCAGTTCAAATTCCGTGTCTGCAAAATCAGAAAAGTCTAAGATCTTAAGCTTCCTAACGACCAATAGCGGACTGAGAAACAGATCCACATCACAACCAAGGGGATCTGCTATTGGAAGCTCTTTGTTCCAAAAGTCAAATGCAAAAAGCAACACAGACAGTGTTACTGGGAGCCTAATACCAGGCAGcattatgaaaaagaaatatggtTCGGCAGAAAATGTGTTGAAGAAAGGTATATGGGCATCAAGACACAAAGTTGCTGATagtgatgaaaaagaaaatgagatgcAGGTGAACGCAGGCATGAATTCAAATAAATGCAATGATGAAAAAGAAGCAGCAGAAATTAAAACCAGTATTGATGATAATGACGACTCTAAAAGCAATAGCTGTAATGATTTAGGCAGCAATGATGTGGTCTCAGGTTTTTTATATGATAGGCTTCAAAAAGAGTTCATCAATTTGAGAAAGTCTTGTGAAATTAAAGAGAGTAATTTGCACACTAAAGATGAAGAAATAAAG attcTCACTAAGAAAGTTGATGCATTGACAAAGGCTATGGAAATAGagtggaaaaaaatgaaaagagaagcaGCTGCCAGAGAGAAGGAGGCTGCATCAACAAAATCAGATGATAACAGGAAACTCAGACGCTCAAACTCCTCTAGAAG GATGATATGA
- the LOC106794528 gene encoding pentatricopeptide repeat-containing protein At4g16390, chloroplastic has translation MAQSYLLCCSSSFPLLPSSSSSSSFHYRKQITNTTSIPSYSSRHSKLPNFPSSHQSKTLLQDTILDDPDAKSSSLSKTSIWVNPKSPRAKHLWKNSYHTRSSSLTKLARSLDSCNPTQQHVSEILKVLGDNVLEADAVFILNSMVNPYTALLAVEYFKQKIKHARHVILYNVTLKLFREVKDFEGAEKLFDEMLQRGVNPNLITFSTMIICASVCSLPHKAVKWFEMMPSFGCEPDDNVCSSMIYSYARTGNADMALRLYDRAKAEKWHVDTVVFSGLIKMHGMSGNYDGCLNVYNDLKVLGAKPNLVTYNALLYAMGRAKRARDAKAIYEEMINNGLTPNWPTYAALLQAYCRARFNRDALNVYKEMKEKGKDLDILLYNMLFDMCANVGCEGEAVKIFEDMKSSGTCRPDSFTYASLINMYSSIGKISEMEAMFNEMMESGFEPNIIVLTSLVHCYGKAKRTDDVVKIFNQLMDLGISPDGRFCDCLLYAMTQVPKEELGKLTGCVEKANPKLGSVLRYIMEKQEGGGDFRMEASELLNSTEADIKKSMCNCLIDLCVNLDVPDRARDLLDLGLTLEIYTDIQSRSQAKWSLHLKRLSVGAALTALSVWINDLSKTLELGEELPPLLGINTGGGKHRFSDKVLPTVFELYLKELKAPFHKAANKAGWFLATSEAATSWLQSRGSVVVLPQ, from the coding sequence ATGGCTCAGTCTTACCTTCTctgttgttcttcttcttttcctcttcttccttcttcttcttcttcttcttccttccattATCGTAAACAAATCACTAATACCACTTCTATCCCCTCTTACTCTTCCCGCCATTCCAAACTTCCCAACTTCCCTTCTTCCCATCAATCCAAAACCCTTCTACAAGACACAATACTCGATGACCCAGATGCAAAGTCTTCGTCTTTATCCAAAACTTCCATCTGGGTCAATCCCAAAAGCCCCAGAGCAAAACACCTTTGGAAGAATTCCTATCACACCAGGTCTTCATCTCTCACCAAACTTGCCAGGTCTCTCGACTCCTGCAACCCCACCCAGCAACACGTTTCTGAAATCCTCAAAGTTTTGGGGGACAATGTTTTAGAAGCTGATGCAGTGTTTATTCTCAATTCCATGGTGAATCCCTACACTGCACTCCTCGCTGTTGAGTACTTCAAGCAGAAGATTAAACACGCTAGGCACGTTATTCTCTACAACGTTACCCTGAAGCTTTTTAGGGAGGTTAAGGATTTCGAAGGAGCAGAGAAGCTGTTTGATGAAATGCTTCAAAGAGGGGTCAACCCTAATCTCATTACGTTTTCAACTATGATTATCTGTGCTTCCGTGTGTTCTTTGCCGCATAAGGCTGTGAAGTGGTTTGAGATGATGCCCTCTTTCGGTTGTGAACCGGATGACAATGTGTGCTCGTCTATGATATATTCTTATGCTCGAACTGGTAATGCTGATATGGCTTTGAGACTGTATGATCGTGCAAAAGCAGAGAAATGGCATGTTGACACGGTGGTGTTCTCGGGGTTGATTAAGATGCATGGGATGTCAGGGAACTATGATGGATGCTTGAATGTTTACAATGACTTGAAGGTTCTTGGTGCAAAGCCGAACTTGGTAACGTATAATGCTCTGTTGTATGCCATGGGGAGAGCTAAGAGGGCCAGGGATGCCAAGGCTATATATGAGGAGATGATAAATAATGGGTTGACACCAAATTGGCCTACCTATGCAGCTTTGTTACAAGCCTATTGTAGAGCACGGTTTAACAGAGATGCACTGAATGTTTACAAGGAAATGAAGGAGAAGGGGAAGGATTTGGATATACTTCTTTATAACATGCTTTTTGACATGTGTGCAAATGTTGGATGTGAGGGTGAAGCTGTTAAAATTTTTGAAGACATGAAAAGTTCTGGGACTTGCCGTCCAGACAGTTTTACATATGCATCCTTGATCAACATGTACTCCAGCATTGGGAAAATTTCAGAGATGGAAGCCATGTTCAATGAAATGATGGAATCTGGATTTGAGCCTAATATTATAGTTCTGACATCCCTTGTCCATTGCTATGGAAAAGCCAAGCGAACTGATGACGTTGTAAAGATATTTAATCAGCTCATGGATTTGGGCATCAGTCCTGATGGTCGCTTCTGTGATTGTCTTCTGTATGCAATGACCCAAGTACCAAAAGAAGAACTTGGTAAGCTAACAGGTTGTGTTGAGAAGGCTAATCCAAAGCTTGGGTCTGTGTTAAGATATATAATGGAAAAGCAGGAGGGTGGTGGAGATTTTAGAATGGAGGCGTCAGAACTTTTGAATTCAACTGAAGCTGATATAAAGAAGTCCATGTGCAATTGTCTAATTGATCTTTGTGTGAACCTGGATGTGCCAGACAGAGCTCGTGACCTTCTGGACCTTGGGCTGACTCTTGAGATATATACAGATATACAGTCAAGATCTCAAGCAAAGTGGTCTCTGCACCTAAAGAGACTGTCAGTTGGAGCTGCTCTGACCGCCTTAAGTGTTTGGATAAATGACTTGTCTAAGACTTTGGAACTAGGGGAGGAGCTTCCACCACTACTTGGAATTAATACTGGGGGTGGGAAACACAGATTTTCAGATAAAGTTTTGCCTACTGTATTTGAATTGTATCTGAAGGAACTTAAAGCTCCATTTCATAAGGCTGCCAATAAGGCTGGCTGGTTTTTGGCTACCAGTGAAGCAGCTACATCATGGCTGCAATCTAGGGGTTCAGTAGTGGTTCTTCCCCAATGA